The proteins below are encoded in one region of Oreochromis niloticus isolate F11D_XX linkage group LG6, O_niloticus_UMD_NMBU, whole genome shotgun sequence:
- the r3hcc1l gene encoding coiled-coil domain-containing protein R3HCC1L → MEDVQLKEDCGPTQPRPTPPSQSKRPSQPLYVPKQRLHASKEKAQTQGEVKPKTRPRYTDKARKNAKNKKDKAGGADKPSSAGGEEDGGEAQNNDVKPDVKEDRLQGLEAEVNGESSAKVEAGDPAQQEEKGEEESWDTLFNDDGDCLDPHLLEELAVKEGKKKESIQEPRFDYYNMDRGDYDDDDDIDLTEDELSHIVEIYDFPTEFKTEDLLKLFQCYQKRGFDIKWIDDTHALGLFSSPIAAREALRSKNPLMKLRPLSKSSSATKAKARSCSDYLLPAKERPQTSAALARKLVIGALGVKSNLTKEQREAERKKLQEAREQKRLAAKQREDAWEGK, encoded by the exons ATGGAGGATGTGCAGCTTAAAGAAGACTGCGGTCCAACTCAACCAAGACCTACACCTCCCTCTCAATCAAAGAGGCCAAGTCAGCCTCTGTACGTCCCCAAACAACGACTTCATGCCTCGAAAGAGAAAGCTCAGACTCAGGGAGAAGTTAAACCAAAAACCAGGCCTCGCTACACAGACAAAGCACGAAAGAACGCCAAGAACAAGAAGGACAAAGCTGGAGGAGCGGATAAACCATCGTCCGCTGGGGGAGAAGAAGATGGAGGTGAAGCACAAAACAACGACGTTAAGCCAGATGTGAAGGAGGACCGATTACAGGGTTTAGAGGCTGAGGTTAATGGGGAGTCTTCAGCCAAAGTGGAGGCAGGCGATCCTGCACAGCAGGAAGAAAAGGGGGAAGAAGAGAGCTGGGACACCTTGTTCAATGATGATGGAGACTGTTTGGATCCACATCTGCTTGAAGAG CTGGCtgtgaaggaaggaaaaaagaaggagtCAATCCAAGAGCCTAGGTTTGATTACTACAACATGGACAGAGgcgattatgatgatgatgacgacatTGACCTCACAGAGGATGAACTTTCTCATATTGTGGAGATCTACGATTTCCCTACAGAGTTCAAAACAGAAGACCTTCTCAAGCTGTTTCAGTGCTACCA AAAGAGAGGATTTGACATTAAATGGATTGATGACACGCACGCCCTCGGCCTTTTCTCAAGCCCCATAGCAG CTCGTGAAGCTCTGAGATCCAAGAATCCACTGATGAAGTTGCGACCACTTTCCAAATCTTCCTCTGCCACAAAGGCCAAAGCCCGTAGCTGCTCAG ACTACCTCCTGCCTGCTAAAGAGAGACCTCAGACGAGCGCAGCACTGGCTCGGAAGCTTGTGATCGGTGCCCTCGGTGTAAAGAGCAACCTCACAAAGGAGCAACGTGAGGCAGAGAGGAAGAAACTCCAGGAAGCAAGAG AACAAAAGCGCCTGGCAGCCAAGCAGAGGGAAGACGCTTGGGAGGGAAAGTAA
- the crtac1a gene encoding cartilage acidic protein 1a isoform X2, with amino-acid sequence MWGSGLLLLLVTLWHHSHAQNLNPMLQVVTQTMLPPDNLHNPTQLNYGMAVTDVDGDGDLEVVVAGYNGPNLVLKYDRTQKKLLNIAIDDSNSPYYALRDQAGNAIGVAACDVDGDGREEIYFLNTNNAYSGQATYTDKLFKFRNGRFEDLLSDELNVRRGVANRMAGRSVACVDRKGTGRYSVYVANYASGNVGPHALIEMDEAASDVSKGIIALSDVAAEAGVNRYTGGRGVVVGPILSESRSDVFCDNENGPNFLFKNNGDGTFVDMARQADVEDQYQHGRGVALADFNGDGKTDIVYGNWNGPHRLFLQRSDSRFQNIATGRFAEASPIRTVIAADFDNDKELEVFFNNIAYRGNAPNRLFRVSRRTNADPLIQELNVGDAEEPEGRGTGGTVTDLDGDGQLDLLLAHGESAQQPISVFKVTQGSSNNWLRVIPRTQFGSFARGAKVTVFTSQSGGLTRIIDGGSGYLCEMEPVAHFGLGNDEVKVLEVSWPDGTSFTRTLQAGEMNSVLEVTYPKEGETTVLANDTQCGNGFTVRNGRCAGL; translated from the exons ATGTGGGGCTCGGGCCTGCTGCTCCTACTGGTGACACTCTGGCATCACTCCCATGCCCAAAATCTGAATCCTATGCTTCAGGTTGTTACACAGACCATGCTTCCCCCTGACAATCTGCACAATCCCACACAACTCAACTATGGGATGGCTGTGACTGATGTGGATGGTGATGGTGACCTGGAAGTGGTGGTGGCAGG GTACAATGGGCCCAACTTGGTGCTGAAGTATGACAGGACTCAAAAAAAGCTGCTAAACATTGCTATTGATGACAGTAACTCTCCATACTATGCTCTGAGAGACCAGGCAGGAAATGCTATTGGAGTTGCTGCCTGTGATGTGGATGGAGATGGACGAGAAGAAATCTATTTTCTTAATACAAACAATGCCTACTCTG GACAAGCAACATACACAGACAAGCTCTTCAAGTTTCGTAATGGTCGCTTTGAAGATCTGCTCAGCGATGAGCTGAATGTACGTCGTGGTGTTGCTAATCGGATGGCAGGACGTTCAGTCGCATGTGTTGATAGAAAG GGAACAGGCCGTTACTCAGTCTACGTTGCAAACTACGCCAGTGGGAATGTTGGCCCCCACGCTCTCATAGAAATGGACGAGGCTGCCAGTGATGTGAGCAAGGGCATCATTGCACTGTCTGACGTAGCTGCTGAGGCGGGAGTCAACAGGTACACAG GTGGTCGCGGTGTGGTCGTTGGACCGATCCTGAGCGAGTCGAGGTCTGATGTGTTCTGTGACAATGAAAATGGACCTAACTTCCTATTCAAGAATAATGGAGATGGGACTTTTGTTGACATGGCAAGACAGGCAG ATGTGGAGGACCAATACCAGCATGGCAGAGGAGTGGCACTGGCTGACTTCAACGGTGATGGAAAGACAGACATCGTTTATGGAAACTGGAACGGCCCACACAGACTTTTCCTGCAGCGCAGCGATTCCAGATTCCAG AATATTGCTACTGGAAGATTTGCTGAAGCCTCACCTATTCGCACAGTCATCGCTGCTGACTTTGATAATGACAAGGAGTTGGAGGTGTTCTTTAACAATATTGCCTACAGAGGAAATGCTCCCAATAGGCTGTTCAG AGTGTCAAGGAGGACTAATGCAGACCCTTTGATCCAAGAACTAAATGTGGGAGACGCTGAAGAGCCAGAAGGGAGAGGAACAG GTGGTACTGTGACTGACTTGGATGGGGATGGACAGCTGGACCTGCTGTTGGCACACGGGGAGAGCGCCCAGCAGCCAATCTCTGTCTTTAAGGTCACGCAG GGATCATCCAATAACTGGCTGCGGGTCATTCCTCGCACCCAGTTTGGTTCTTTCGCCCGAGGTGCCAAGGTGACAGTCTTCACCAGTCAGAGTGGAGGTCTCACACGCATCATTGATGGAGGCTCTGGATATCTGTGTGAGATGGAGCCAGTCGCCCACTTTGGTTTAG GAAATGATGAGGTGAAGGTGCTCGAGGTCTCCTGGCCAGACGGCACTAGTTTTACTCGAACTCTTCAGGCTGGTGAAATGAACTCGGTGTTGGAAGTCACCTATCCCAAAGAAGGGGAAACCACTGTGCTTGCCAATGACACGCAG tgtGGTAATGGCTTTACTGTCAGGAATGGGCGCTGTGCAG GTCTTTAA
- the crtac1a gene encoding cartilage acidic protein 1a isoform X1 codes for MWGSGLLLLLVTLWHHSHAQNLNPMLQVVTQTMLPPDNLHNPTQLNYGMAVTDVDGDGDLEVVVAGYNGPNLVLKYDRTQKKLLNIAIDDSNSPYYALRDQAGNAIGVAACDVDGDGREEIYFLNTNNAYSGQATYTDKLFKFRNGRFEDLLSDELNVRRGVANRMAGRSVACVDRKGTGRYSVYVANYASGNVGPHALIEMDEAASDVSKGIIALSDVAAEAGVNRYTGGRGVVVGPILSESRSDVFCDNENGPNFLFKNNGDGTFVDMARQADVEDQYQHGRGVALADFNGDGKTDIVYGNWNGPHRLFLQRSDSRFQNIATGRFAEASPIRTVIAADFDNDKELEVFFNNIAYRGNAPNRLFRVSRRTNADPLIQELNVGDAEEPEGRGTGGTVTDLDGDGQLDLLLAHGESAQQPISVFKVTQGSSNNWLRVIPRTQFGSFARGAKVTVFTSQSGGLTRIIDGGSGYLCEMEPVAHFGLGNDEVKVLEVSWPDGTSFTRTLQAGEMNSVLEVTYPKEGETTVLANDTQCGNGFTVRNGRCAALAPFYDGVRSSVSMFEASWFKTVLLQCVLFLSAVAEISESSLQGKDNLYPALVTWI; via the exons ATGTGGGGCTCGGGCCTGCTGCTCCTACTGGTGACACTCTGGCATCACTCCCATGCCCAAAATCTGAATCCTATGCTTCAGGTTGTTACACAGACCATGCTTCCCCCTGACAATCTGCACAATCCCACACAACTCAACTATGGGATGGCTGTGACTGATGTGGATGGTGATGGTGACCTGGAAGTGGTGGTGGCAGG GTACAATGGGCCCAACTTGGTGCTGAAGTATGACAGGACTCAAAAAAAGCTGCTAAACATTGCTATTGATGACAGTAACTCTCCATACTATGCTCTGAGAGACCAGGCAGGAAATGCTATTGGAGTTGCTGCCTGTGATGTGGATGGAGATGGACGAGAAGAAATCTATTTTCTTAATACAAACAATGCCTACTCTG GACAAGCAACATACACAGACAAGCTCTTCAAGTTTCGTAATGGTCGCTTTGAAGATCTGCTCAGCGATGAGCTGAATGTACGTCGTGGTGTTGCTAATCGGATGGCAGGACGTTCAGTCGCATGTGTTGATAGAAAG GGAACAGGCCGTTACTCAGTCTACGTTGCAAACTACGCCAGTGGGAATGTTGGCCCCCACGCTCTCATAGAAATGGACGAGGCTGCCAGTGATGTGAGCAAGGGCATCATTGCACTGTCTGACGTAGCTGCTGAGGCGGGAGTCAACAGGTACACAG GTGGTCGCGGTGTGGTCGTTGGACCGATCCTGAGCGAGTCGAGGTCTGATGTGTTCTGTGACAATGAAAATGGACCTAACTTCCTATTCAAGAATAATGGAGATGGGACTTTTGTTGACATGGCAAGACAGGCAG ATGTGGAGGACCAATACCAGCATGGCAGAGGAGTGGCACTGGCTGACTTCAACGGTGATGGAAAGACAGACATCGTTTATGGAAACTGGAACGGCCCACACAGACTTTTCCTGCAGCGCAGCGATTCCAGATTCCAG AATATTGCTACTGGAAGATTTGCTGAAGCCTCACCTATTCGCACAGTCATCGCTGCTGACTTTGATAATGACAAGGAGTTGGAGGTGTTCTTTAACAATATTGCCTACAGAGGAAATGCTCCCAATAGGCTGTTCAG AGTGTCAAGGAGGACTAATGCAGACCCTTTGATCCAAGAACTAAATGTGGGAGACGCTGAAGAGCCAGAAGGGAGAGGAACAG GTGGTACTGTGACTGACTTGGATGGGGATGGACAGCTGGACCTGCTGTTGGCACACGGGGAGAGCGCCCAGCAGCCAATCTCTGTCTTTAAGGTCACGCAG GGATCATCCAATAACTGGCTGCGGGTCATTCCTCGCACCCAGTTTGGTTCTTTCGCCCGAGGTGCCAAGGTGACAGTCTTCACCAGTCAGAGTGGAGGTCTCACACGCATCATTGATGGAGGCTCTGGATATCTGTGTGAGATGGAGCCAGTCGCCCACTTTGGTTTAG GAAATGATGAGGTGAAGGTGCTCGAGGTCTCCTGGCCAGACGGCACTAGTTTTACTCGAACTCTTCAGGCTGGTGAAATGAACTCGGTGTTGGAAGTCACCTATCCCAAAGAAGGGGAAACCACTGTGCTTGCCAATGACACGCAG tgtGGTAATGGCTTTACTGTCAGGAATGGGCGCTGTGCAG CATTGGCTCCATTTTATGATGGCGTTCGGTCTTCGGTCTCCATGTTTGAAGCCTCCTGGTTTAAGACAGTTTTATTACAGTGTGTTTTATTCCTGTCTGCAGTAGCAGAAATAAGTGAGAGCAGTCTTCAGGGAAAAGACAACCTCTATCCAGCACTGGTCACCTGGATCTAA